The proteins below are encoded in one region of Buttiauxella gaviniae:
- a CDS encoding type VI secretion system amidase effector protein Tae4: MTTVTARVGGLASNIGVNRPKFNALWNAYPVGKTAEETYMLVGGNVYEHYKEANDKSLASQGQIPNPYANACALRLSRAFNYGGLRIKKGAGAYKLRGGDGYAYIMRVPDMMIYVEKQFKNPDLKDSPQKIFPLLQAKKGILIFTVDGWSDARGHVTLWNGGDCGDHCYFSHANPNITTTEVKFWELK, from the coding sequence ATGACAACGGTAACAGCCAGAGTTGGAGGATTAGCTTCAAATATCGGAGTTAACCGTCCTAAATTTAACGCATTATGGAACGCTTACCCGGTAGGCAAAACAGCAGAAGAGACATATATGTTAGTTGGGGGTAATGTATATGAGCACTATAAAGAGGCTAACGATAAAAGTTTAGCGAGCCAAGGTCAAATTCCTAATCCGTATGCGAATGCCTGCGCATTACGTTTAAGTAGGGCTTTTAACTATGGAGGATTAAGAATAAAAAAAGGTGCTGGTGCTTATAAACTGCGAGGTGGTGATGGGTACGCATATATAATGCGCGTTCCAGACATGATGATTTATGTAGAGAAACAATTTAAAAATCCAGATCTTAAAGACAGCCCACAGAAGATTTTTCCATTACTGCAAGCTAAAAAAGGGATTCTGATATTCACTGTTGATGGATGGAGTGATGCTCGTGGTCATGTCACATTGTGGAATGGAGGAGATTGTGGGGATCATTGTTACTTTTCTCATGCAAACCCAAACATCACAACAACAGAAGTAAAATTTTGGGAGCTCAAATGA
- the tssI gene encoding type VI secretion system Vgr family protein: MASDGTRFTFTAGRTPDDTFAVVDFQLTQSLSSLFRLELTLASSNPALEFRKVLDQGGTLIIRQGEEIKRRLRGIVTFCEQGNTGRHQTLYHITLRPELWRSSQRQNCRSFQNVDIRAIFQTLLKETGVLTHDALFRRPHPFREFCVQYQETDFDFIARLAAEEGIFFCEEEYLERNLQKLTFADDSRVLRRLDPLPYNPNGASESSRYCINSFCRRAQIRPAQVTTRDYTFKAPLWPGQFNHRPSEMPNQRAVYEIFDYPGRFKDAQRGADFAKYQVEGWRSDVDYATGTSNSPQLQPGRCFSLTDHPRADLNDLWQVVACTLTGSQPQALTGSEGQGTTLTNSFSVIPAIQTWRAQPPLKPRVDGPQSAVVTGPPGEEIFCDEHGRVRVKFTWDRYNQADAKSSCWIRVSQAWAGAGFGNIAIPRVGQEVIVDFLNGDPDQPIITGRTYHAGNRAPGDLPGTRTQMAIRSQTYKGSGYNELMFEDETNQELLSMHAQKDMKTVVLNNRDTEVKSDHTETIGNNQNITVALGQTVTVGKENAAGHDTTLSVAHDRQTNVGNDQTLRVAHDRTENIGHDDALYVANDRKITVKGKQAHITTGDHVSLVKGKYSLEVKDDLAQKIAGALGIDVQGDIALKSHSKITLQVGASFIVIHPAGIDITGPKINLNGGGTPGTPVPTLQPAMLSPLADGGDGGSPQDNGIEHFGDKNSSDESDASKEEDESINEEKKITSISWSYGEDKIKVEDISRHYADLNLHVQTIGYQSGESVSCEVEYNRIDDTKDHLHFNGIVNDNGTICICNIFNNTLMNIIEKDQR; this comes from the coding sequence ATGGCCAGTGACGGCACCCGCTTTACCTTTACCGCCGGGCGGACCCCGGATGACACCTTCGCCGTGGTGGACTTTCAGCTCACCCAGTCCCTCTCCTCCCTGTTTCGCCTTGAGCTGACCCTCGCCAGCAGCAACCCGGCCCTGGAATTCCGTAAAGTCCTCGACCAGGGGGGAACGCTGATTATCCGGCAGGGTGAGGAGATTAAGCGCCGTCTGCGCGGTATCGTGACCTTCTGCGAGCAGGGCAACACCGGCAGACACCAGACGCTGTACCACATAACCCTGCGCCCGGAGCTCTGGCGCAGCAGCCAGCGGCAGAACTGCCGCAGCTTCCAGAATGTCGATATCCGCGCCATCTTTCAGACGCTGCTCAAGGAGACGGGTGTGCTCACCCACGACGCCCTGTTCCGCCGTCCGCACCCTTTCCGTGAGTTCTGCGTCCAGTACCAGGAAACCGACTTCGACTTCATCGCCCGGCTGGCCGCCGAAGAGGGGATTTTCTTCTGCGAGGAGGAATATCTGGAGCGCAACCTGCAGAAACTGACCTTCGCCGATGACAGCCGCGTGCTGCGCAGACTCGACCCGCTGCCGTACAACCCCAACGGTGCCAGTGAATCCAGCCGCTACTGCATCAACAGCTTCTGCCGCCGCGCGCAAATCCGCCCGGCGCAGGTCACCACCCGGGACTACACCTTTAAGGCCCCGCTCTGGCCCGGGCAGTTTAATCACCGCCCGTCGGAGATGCCCAACCAGCGGGCGGTGTATGAGATTTTTGACTATCCGGGGCGCTTCAAGGACGCACAGCGCGGGGCAGACTTTGCGAAATATCAGGTGGAAGGCTGGCGCAGCGATGTGGACTACGCCACCGGCACCAGCAACTCACCCCAGCTCCAGCCGGGGCGCTGCTTCAGCCTGACGGACCACCCGCGCGCAGACCTCAACGACCTCTGGCAGGTGGTGGCCTGTACGTTAACCGGCAGCCAGCCGCAGGCGCTCACCGGCAGCGAGGGCCAGGGCACCACGCTCACCAACAGCTTCAGCGTCATCCCCGCCATTCAGACCTGGCGCGCACAGCCCCCTCTCAAACCGCGGGTCGACGGCCCGCAGAGTGCGGTGGTGACCGGCCCGCCGGGGGAAGAAATCTTCTGCGACGAGCACGGGCGGGTGCGGGTGAAATTTACCTGGGACCGCTACAACCAGGCGGATGCGAAAAGCTCGTGCTGGATACGCGTCTCACAGGCGTGGGCGGGCGCCGGGTTCGGCAACATCGCCATCCCGCGCGTCGGCCAGGAAGTGATTGTCGATTTCCTCAACGGCGACCCGGACCAGCCGATTATCACCGGGCGCACCTACCACGCCGGCAACCGCGCCCCGGGCGACCTGCCGGGCACCCGAACGCAGATGGCCATCCGCTCGCAGACCTACAAGGGCAGCGGCTACAACGAGCTGATGTTCGAGGATGAGACAAACCAGGAGCTGCTGTCGATGCATGCCCAGAAGGACATGAAGACCGTGGTGCTGAACAACCGTGATACGGAGGTGAAATCCGACCACACCGAAACCATCGGCAACAACCAGAACATCACCGTCGCACTGGGGCAGACGGTTACGGTGGGCAAAGAGAATGCCGCCGGACACGACACAACCCTCAGCGTCGCGCATGACCGGCAGACAAATGTCGGTAATGACCAGACGCTGAGGGTGGCACACGACCGCACAGAAAATATCGGTCACGATGACGCGCTGTACGTGGCGAACGACAGAAAAATCACGGTAAAAGGAAAGCAGGCGCACATCACCACCGGAGACCACGTCAGCCTGGTGAAAGGGAAATACAGCCTGGAGGTGAAAGACGACCTGGCGCAGAAGATTGCCGGGGCGCTGGGCATTGACGTTCAGGGCGATATTGCCCTGAAAAGCCACAGCAAAATCACCCTGCAGGTGGGCGCCTCGTTTATCGTCATTCACCCTGCCGGCATTGATATCACCGGGCCGAAAATCAACCTCAACGGCGGCGGCACTCCTGGGACACCGGTCCCGACGCTGCAGCCGGCGATGCTGAGTCCGCTGGCGGATGGAGGTGATGGTGGATCGCCGCAGGATAACGGTATTGAGCATTTCGGAGATAAAAACAGTTCAGATGAATCGGATGCATCAAAAGAGGAAGATGAATCAATAAATGAGGAAAAGAAAATTACTTCAATTAGCTGGTCATATGGTGAAGATAAAATAAAAGTTGAAGATATTTCCCGACATTATGCTGATCTTAATCTTCATGTTCAGACTATAGGTTATCAGTCTGGAGAGTCTGTTTCATGCGAGGTGGAATACAATAGAATAGATGACACTAAAGACCACTTACATTTTAATGGCATAGTGAATGACAATGGAACCATATGTATTTGCAATATCTTCAACAATACTTTGATGAATATTATTGAAAAGGATCAGCGATGA